A single window of Acidobacteriota bacterium DNA harbors:
- a CDS encoding cobalamin-independent methionine synthase II family protein — MYRSDVVGSLLRPAYLKDARVKHEAGEMSDTLFKQIEDRAVSEAVELQERADIEVVTDGELRRYAFYGHLIDAIEGFDKYGGWAIPFRDEAGEELVLQRPVVVSKLRRKRHMCAEEFTWLRASTTRPAKTTLVSAQQAAAYYDADKSKAAYATVDAYLADLVDILRGEIDELIRLGCQYIQIDSPQYTALLDPDLRAGYRQRGNDPDRLLDLSIEMDNAIINEHPTVQFGLHLCRGNNQSKFYAQGDYGPITKVFQKTKFDRFLLEFDDARSGGFAPLAEVPEDRVVVLGLVSTKKPELESQDELKRRINEAAQYISRDRLALSPQCGFASTLEGNLVTPADQEAKLRLVAETAREVWG; from the coding sequence GTGTACCGAAGCGATGTGGTAGGAAGCCTGTTGCGACCGGCGTATTTGAAAGACGCGCGCGTCAAACACGAGGCAGGCGAAATGTCTGACACGCTCTTCAAACAAATCGAAGACCGCGCCGTCAGCGAGGCCGTCGAGTTGCAGGAACGCGCCGACATCGAAGTCGTCACCGACGGCGAACTGCGGCGCTATGCGTTTTATGGACATTTGATTGATGCCATCGAAGGCTTCGACAAATACGGCGGTTGGGCGATTCCGTTTCGCGATGAGGCGGGCGAAGAGTTGGTCTTGCAACGCCCCGTCGTCGTGTCAAAGCTGCGGCGCAAGCGGCACATGTGCGCCGAGGAATTCACCTGGCTGCGTGCAAGTACGACGCGCCCGGCCAAAACGACGCTGGTCAGCGCGCAACAGGCGGCGGCCTATTACGACGCCGATAAATCAAAGGCCGCGTATGCCACGGTGGACGCCTATCTCGCCGACCTGGTGGATATTCTGCGCGGCGAGATTGATGAATTGATTCGGCTCGGCTGCCAGTACATTCAAATTGATTCGCCGCAATATACTGCGCTGCTCGATCCCGACTTGCGCGCGGGCTACCGGCAACGCGGCAACGACCCCGACCGTTTGCTAGACCTGTCCATTGAGATGGACAACGCCATCATCAATGAGCATCCCACTGTGCAATTCGGGCTGCACCTTTGCCGTGGCAACAACCAGAGCAAGTTTTACGCGCAGGGCGATTACGGGCCGATCACGAAAGTATTTCAGAAAACCAAATTCGACCGCTTCCTGCTCGAATTCGATGACGCGCGTTCGGGCGGCTTTGCGCCGCTGGCCGAAGTGCCCGAAGACCGCGTCGTCGTGCTGGGGCTGGTCAGCACGAAGAAACCCGAACTCGAAAGCCAGGACGAACTCAAACGCCGCATCAATGAGGCGGCACAATATATTTCGCGCGACCGGCTGGCGCTCAGTCCGCAATGCGGCTTTGCTTCCACGCTCGAAGGCAATCTGGTGACGCCCGCCGATCAAGAAGCCAAGTTGCGACTGGTGGCCGAGACGGCGCGCGAAGTGTGGGGCTGA
- a CDS encoding benzoate-CoA ligase family protein, whose translation MTLSANHSQRYNASMLLDANLAAGRGARTALYFGNEQISYSELFARVCALGWLLHEYEVVAENRVLLILGDTPAFPVAFFGAMRLGAVPVPVNPLYKAADYRFFLEDTAARLVIADAAHLDKLDEALADYDEAVNVIVAEELDKLLAEQESVLVPANTHRDDMAFWLYSSGSTGKPKGVVHLHSAIPATCETYGRNVLQLTENDIVFGRVLFHAYGLGNALSFPFSVGAASVLSPARPTPSSIFAAIERYRPSVLCLVPTLYNALLNDPACARADLSSLRRCISAAESLAPETWRRWKDRCGLPILDGIGSTEMLHIFCSNTAGECQPGSSGKPVPGYELKLLDDNGSPVSVGETGHLLVKGASAAAFYWRNREKTQRTIQGEWVVTGDRYRCDEDGLYWYEGRADDMLKVGGEWVSPIEMENVLLEHAAVNEAAVVGINVDGVLRIRAVIILTGAETPMLKTELQQWCKARLQRFQYPHRIDFVSELPKTASGKIQRFKLRQEETQ comes from the coding sequence ATGACACTGTCGGCCAACCACTCGCAACGCTACAACGCCTCGATGCTGTTGGACGCCAACCTGGCAGCAGGGCGCGGCGCGCGGACGGCGCTTTATTTTGGCAACGAGCAGATCAGCTATAGCGAATTGTTCGCGCGCGTCTGTGCGCTGGGTTGGTTGTTGCACGAATATGAGGTCGTGGCGGAAAATCGCGTGCTGCTCATCCTCGGCGATACGCCGGCGTTTCCCGTAGCATTTTTCGGCGCAATGCGCCTCGGCGCGGTGCCGGTGCCGGTGAATCCTTTGTACAAAGCCGCCGATTACCGCTTCTTTCTCGAAGACACAGCAGCGCGCCTTGTCATCGCCGACGCAGCGCACTTGGACAAACTGGACGAGGCACTCGCTGATTATGATGAAGCAGTCAATGTTATCGTGGCTGAAGAGCTGGATAAATTGCTCGCCGAGCAAGAGAGCGTGCTTGTCCCTGCCAACACGCACCGCGATGACATGGCGTTTTGGCTTTACAGTTCCGGTTCGACCGGCAAGCCGAAAGGCGTGGTGCATTTGCACAGTGCGATTCCGGCAACCTGCGAAACTTATGGGCGCAACGTGCTGCAACTCACCGAAAATGACATCGTGTTTGGCCGCGTGTTGTTTCATGCTTACGGCCTCGGCAATGCCTTGAGCTTTCCCTTTTCTGTCGGTGCGGCTTCGGTGTTATCACCCGCGCGGCCCACGCCGAGCAGTATTTTCGCAGCTATTGAACGTTATCGCCCATCTGTGTTGTGTCTCGTGCCGACGCTTTACAACGCGCTGCTGAACGATCCGGCTTGTGCGCGGGCGGATTTGTCTTCGCTGCGGCGCTGCATTTCCGCTGCGGAATCGCTTGCGCCGGAAACGTGGCGACGCTGGAAAGATCGCTGCGGCTTGCCGATTCTCGACGGCATCGGCTCGACCGAGATGCTGCACATCTTTTGCTCGAACACCGCCGGAGAATGCCAACCTGGTTCGAGCGGCAAGCCCGTGCCCGGCTATGAACTGAAATTGCTGGATGACAACGGCAGCCCTGTCAGTGTTGGCGAGACGGGCCATTTGCTGGTAAAGGGTGCGAGCGCCGCCGCGTTTTATTGGCGCAACCGTGAGAAGACGCAACGCACGATACAGGGTGAATGGGTGGTGACCGGCGACCGCTATCGCTGTGACGAAGACGGCTTGTATTGGTACGAAGGCCGCGCCGACGACATGCTCAAAGTCGGCGGCGAATGGGTCTCGCCGATTGAAATGGAAAACGTGTTGCTGGAACACGCGGCGGTGAATGAAGCCGCCGTGGTCGGCATCAATGTGGACGGCGTGCTGCGCATTCGCGCCGTGATTATTTTGACTGGTGCGGAAACGCCTATGCTCAAAACAGAATTGCAACAATGGTGCAAAGCGCGCTTGCAACGCTTTCAGTATCCGCACCGCATTGATTTTGTGAGTGAGTTGCCGAAGACCGCGAGCGGGAAAATACAACGCTTCAAATTACGGCAGGAAGAGACGCAATGA
- a CDS encoding glycoside hydrolase family 3 C-terminal domain-containing protein, which yields MKAWLSVGLLLLLALQASSPQASPKQQPVIKAHGVPVLQLAGLQFKDLNRNGKLEVYEDWRQTPQVRAQDLVRQMTLEEKAGAMMHGTLRTGGQMGAIGAGASYDLEANRKAMAEAQVNSFITRLQTAPRLLAEENNKLQQLAEATRLGIPLTISTDPRHHFQYVLGASSGGNGFSQWPETLGFAALGDAKLMQRFGEIARQEYRAVGIHMALSPQADLATEPRWSRINGTFGEDAQLAKRMVQAYISGFQNGSRGLNKDSVITVVKHWAGYGAQPEGFDGHSAYGKYADFPQRNFAYHLIPFTGAFAAHVAGVMPTYPILRNVTLNGKPLEPVGAGFSHQLLTEELRGRYKFEGVIVSDWAITNDCTGPCANGLPPGQPPSPAYIGMPWGVENLTRAERFIKGVNAGLDQFGGTEESRILVEAVKAGKLTEARLAESVYRIMLQKFQLGLFENPYVEATQVEAGAGNAAFVREALATQSRALVLLENKNKTLPLSAQIKKLYLYKINPQVARDYGFTVVEKMEDADLALLRTVAPFETLHPNYFFGARQHEGDLSFHDGQADYEAIKAASAKVRTVVTIYLDRPAILTNVKDKAAALLGNFGVSDAALFEVLTGKAAPQGKLPFELPSSMAEVKAQAVDTPYDTKTPLYKFGYGLTYERNAASQH from the coding sequence ATGAAAGCGTGGTTATCAGTCGGTTTGCTTTTGTTGCTCGCCTTACAAGCCAGTTCGCCACAGGCGAGTCCCAAGCAACAACCGGTGATCAAAGCGCACGGCGTGCCGGTCTTACAATTGGCGGGCTTGCAGTTCAAAGACCTAAACCGGAACGGCAAGCTTGAGGTGTATGAAGACTGGCGGCAAACGCCACAGGTACGCGCCCAAGACCTTGTCCGGCAAATGACGCTCGAAGAAAAAGCGGGCGCAATGATGCACGGCACGTTGCGCACGGGCGGACAAATGGGCGCGATTGGCGCTGGCGCAAGCTATGATCTCGAAGCCAATCGCAAAGCGATGGCGGAGGCGCAGGTCAACAGCTTTATCACCCGTCTGCAAACCGCGCCGCGCTTGCTGGCCGAAGAAAACAACAAGCTGCAACAACTCGCCGAAGCAACGCGGCTCGGCATTCCGCTGACCATCAGCACCGACCCGCGCCATCACTTTCAATACGTGTTGGGCGCGTCTTCCGGCGGTAACGGCTTTTCGCAATGGCCGGAAACGCTGGGCTTCGCCGCGCTGGGCGACGCGAAGCTGATGCAGCGGTTCGGTGAAATCGCGCGGCAGGAATATCGCGCTGTCGGTATTCACATGGCTTTGTCGCCGCAAGCCGACCTGGCGACTGAGCCGCGCTGGAGCCGCATCAATGGCACGTTCGGCGAAGATGCCCAACTGGCGAAACGTATGGTGCAGGCTTACATCAGCGGCTTTCAAAACGGCAGTCGCGGACTAAACAAAGACAGCGTCATCACGGTTGTCAAACACTGGGCCGGTTATGGGGCGCAGCCCGAAGGATTCGACGGGCATTCGGCCTATGGCAAATACGCGGACTTCCCGCAGCGCAATTTCGCCTATCACCTCATTCCGTTCACCGGTGCGTTTGCGGCGCATGTCGCTGGTGTGATGCCGACCTATCCGATCCTGCGCAACGTTACGTTGAACGGTAAACCGCTGGAACCAGTCGGGGCGGGGTTCAGCCATCAACTGCTGACCGAAGAGCTGCGCGGGCGTTACAAATTCGAGGGCGTGATTGTCAGCGACTGGGCGATCACCAACGATTGCACAGGCCCTTGCGCAAACGGTTTGCCGCCCGGACAGCCGCCTTCTCCGGCCTATATCGGAATGCCGTGGGGCGTCGAAAACCTGACACGCGCCGAACGTTTCATCAAAGGCGTCAACGCGGGCTTGGATCAATTCGGCGGCACAGAGGAGTCGCGTATTCTGGTCGAGGCCGTCAAAGCCGGAAAGCTGACCGAAGCGCGGCTGGCAGAATCGGTGTACCGCATCATGCTGCAAAAATTTCAATTGGGCTTGTTCGAGAATCCCTATGTCGAAGCGACGCAGGTTGAAGCCGGCGCGGGCAACGCGGCGTTCGTGAGAGAGGCGCTAGCCACCCAAAGCCGTGCGCTCGTCTTACTCGAAAACAAAAACAAAACGTTGCCGCTCAGCGCCCAAATCAAAAAGCTGTATCTATACAAAATCAATCCGCAGGTCGCGCGTGATTACGGTTTCACGGTGGTCGAAAAGATGGAAGACGCTGATTTGGCCTTGCTCCGCACTGTCGCGCCGTTTGAGACGTTGCATCCGAATTACTTCTTCGGCGCGCGCCAGCACGAAGGTGATCTAAGTTTTCACGACGGCCAAGCCGATTACGAGGCCATCAAAGCCGCCAGCGCCAAAGTCCGGACGGTGGTGACGATCTATTTGGATCGTCCGGCCATTTTGACGAACGTGAAAGATAAGGCCGCCGCGCTGCTCGGCAATTTCGGCGTCAGTGATGCGGCGCTGTTTGAGGTGCTAACCGGCAAGGCCGCGCCGCAAGGAAAGCTGCCCTTTGAACTGCCGTCTTCGATGGCCGAAGTCAAAGCGCAGGCTGTAGACACACCCTACGATACAAAGACGCCGCTTTACAAATTCGGCTACGGGCTGACGTATGAACGCAACGCCGCCAGCCAGCACTGA
- a CDS encoding alpha/beta hydrolase, with protein sequence MKNNLGKVGCVATCLLCLANFAFAQQSVITLYPGVAPGSENAKQKEVEFTNADKQRRIRNVTQPTLTAFLPERGKANGTAIIIAPGGGFMHLAIEKEGNAVARWLQARGVAAFVLKYRLLDSGTEEEYRAQAAAMARATAPQPKAPAPVAAPPAPNPARQKAVEFAIADGRQAIKLVRQRAAEWGIAPDRIGLMGFSAGGILAMGVVMQHDAESRPNFAAPIYGGSTSGLPVAADAPPLFIAVADDDQTFSGSSAKLYLEWKAAKRPAELHIYSKGGHGFGLTNRGWPVDSWIDRFGDWLKTQGLLK encoded by the coding sequence ATGAAAAACAATTTGGGCAAAGTAGGTTGTGTCGCCACCTGCTTATTGTGCCTGGCAAATTTTGCGTTCGCGCAACAGTCCGTTATTACACTGTACCCCGGCGTTGCGCCCGGTTCCGAAAACGCCAAACAAAAGGAGGTCGAATTCACCAACGCCGACAAACAACGGCGGATTCGCAACGTCACGCAACCGACGCTGACGGCTTTTCTGCCAGAGCGCGGCAAAGCCAATGGCACGGCGATCATCATCGCGCCCGGCGGCGGCTTTATGCACCTCGCCATTGAGAAGGAAGGCAATGCCGTAGCGCGATGGTTGCAAGCGCGGGGTGTCGCAGCGTTCGTTTTGAAATATCGGTTGCTGGATTCCGGCACAGAGGAAGAGTATCGCGCGCAAGCCGCTGCGATGGCGCGCGCCACTGCCCCACAACCGAAAGCGCCCGCGCCCGTTGCCGCGCCACCTGCGCCCAATCCAGCGCGGCAAAAGGCGGTTGAATTTGCCATTGCCGATGGCCGACAGGCTATCAAGTTGGTGCGCCAACGCGCCGCCGAATGGGGCATTGCGCCGGATCGCATCGGGCTGATGGGCTTTTCGGCAGGCGGTATCTTGGCGATGGGCGTCGTCATGCAACACGACGCGGAGAGCCGCCCGAATTTCGCCGCGCCGATTTATGGCGGCAGCACCAGCGGCTTGCCCGTCGCGGCGGACGCGCCGCCCCTGTTCATCGCAGTCGCCGATGACGACCAAACATTTTCCGGCAGCAGCGCCAAGCTCTATCTGGAATGGAAAGCCGCCAAACGCCCGGCGGAATTGCACATTTATTCAAAAGGCGGACACGGCTTCGGCCTCACCAATCGCGGCTGGCCCGTAGACAGTTGGATTGATCGCTTTGGCGATTGGCTGAAAACACAGGGCTTGCTGAAATGA
- a CDS encoding NAD(P)-dependent oxidoreductase, with product MMNHEPKLGFIGFGEAGYHLAKGLRGAGMTRLAAYDLHTHTPGRGERIQQRAAETEVELAASSSQLAHASDILLSVVTASSAAEAATQTAPYLQARHLYADLNSVSPETKRALDQTIAATGARFVEAAVMAPVPPQGHRTPMLLGGASAQVFADLLTPYGMKLEVVSEQIGVAVAVKMCRSIIVKGLEALLFECVLGATKYGVDERVFASLEASWPGMNWSKLAGYCMSRVIEHGERRARELEEVAATLRAAGIEPLMAEAIVKRQEWGAQLGLNEHFGGQVPEDYRALAQAIEQQ from the coding sequence ATGATGAACCACGAACCGAAACTCGGATTTATCGGCTTTGGCGAAGCGGGCTATCACCTCGCCAAAGGCTTGCGCGGCGCGGGTATGACACGGCTGGCGGCGTATGACTTGCACACACATACGCCCGGACGCGGCGAACGCATTCAACAACGCGCCGCTGAAACAGAAGTCGAGTTGGCCGCGTCATCCTCACAACTGGCGCACGCGAGCGACATTCTACTTTCGGTCGTCACGGCCAGTTCCGCCGCCGAAGCCGCCACTCAGACAGCGCCCTATTTGCAAGCCCGGCACCTTTACGCCGATCTCAATTCGGTTTCGCCCGAGACCAAACGTGCGCTTGACCAGACTATTGCCGCCACCGGCGCGCGCTTTGTCGAAGCCGCCGTGATGGCCCCGGTGCCGCCGCAAGGGCATCGCACGCCGATGCTGTTGGGCGGCGCGTCTGCGCAAGTCTTCGCCGACTTGCTCACGCCTTACGGCATGAAGTTAGAAGTCGTGTCAGAACAAATCGGCGTGGCGGTCGCGGTCAAAATGTGCCGCAGCATCATCGTCAAGGGACTCGAAGCGTTGTTGTTTGAATGCGTGCTAGGTGCGACGAAATACGGTGTGGACGAGCGCGTGTTCGCTTCGCTCGAAGCGTCGTGGCCAGGCATGAATTGGAGCAAGCTCGCCGGGTATTGCATGAGCCGCGTCATCGAACACGGCGAACGGCGCGCGCGCGAATTAGAGGAAGTGGCGGCGACGTTGCGCGCCGCCGGCATCGAACCGTTAATGGCCGAGGCCATCGTCAAGCGGCAGGAGTGGGGCGCGCAACTCGGCTTGAATGAACATTTCGGCGGCCAGGTACCGGAAGATTACCGCGCACTGGCGCAAGCGATTGAACAACAATGA
- a CDS encoding benzoyl-CoA-dihydrodiol lyase encodes MINFETSPDRYQHWKLRVDGAIATLTMDVNEDATLFDGYKLKLNSYDLGVDIELADAVERLRFESPQVRVVVVTSLKPRIFCAGANIYMLGGSTHAHKVNFCKFTNETRCGIEDASRHSGQRYLAALNGTASGGGYELALACEEIYLVDDSNAAVSLPEVPLLGVLPGTGGLTRLVDKRKIRRDRADIFSTLAEGLKAKRAKEWGLIDGYFATSKFDEAIAARARELALGSERPQGIKLHPLQIESTAAARAYRYVSLRLRRDKRYAELTMRGPDAGLPTDPNEILKLGDAWWPLDAFRELDNALLHLRVNEPEIGLVCLRTSGELENVLAMDRVLTEQRGHWLVRETRLLLARALRRLDLTAKSFFALIEPGSCFAGSLLELALASDRMYMLNDLSRPVEIATSELNGGALPMSNGLTRLQSRFLATPEHVEVVLQGGRFDTGAADDAGLVTAAPDGLDWDDEIRLAIEERTALSPDALTGMEANLRFAGAETCDTKIFGRLTAWQNWIFQRPNTVGEHGALTNYGKPAQAKFDYRRT; translated from the coding sequence ATGATTAACTTTGAAACTTCGCCGGATCGTTACCAGCATTGGAAGCTTCGCGTTGACGGCGCAATCGCTACTTTGACGATGGATGTCAACGAAGACGCGACGCTCTTTGACGGCTACAAACTCAAGCTCAATTCCTACGACCTCGGTGTAGACATCGAACTCGCCGATGCGGTCGAACGGCTGCGTTTTGAATCCCCGCAAGTCCGTGTCGTCGTCGTCACCAGCCTGAAGCCGCGCATCTTCTGTGCGGGCGCGAACATTTACATGCTGGGTGGTTCGACGCACGCGCACAAGGTCAATTTCTGCAAGTTCACCAACGAAACGCGCTGCGGCATTGAGGACGCCTCGCGCCATTCGGGGCAGCGCTATCTCGCAGCGCTGAACGGCACGGCTTCGGGTGGCGGTTACGAACTGGCGCTTGCCTGCGAAGAAATTTATCTGGTGGATGACAGTAATGCAGCAGTGTCGCTGCCTGAAGTTCCGTTGCTCGGCGTCTTGCCGGGTACGGGCGGGCTGACGCGGCTGGTGGACAAACGCAAAATCCGCCGTGACCGCGCCGATATTTTTTCTACGCTGGCGGAAGGCCTGAAGGCGAAGCGCGCGAAAGAGTGGGGCTTGATTGACGGATATTTTGCGACGAGCAAATTTGACGAAGCAATTGCCGCGCGAGCGCGCGAACTTGCGCTTGGCAGTGAGCGGCCGCAAGGGATCAAATTGCATCCGTTGCAAATTGAAAGCACCGCCGCCGCGCGCGCATACCGCTATGTCAGCTTGCGCTTGCGGCGTGACAAACGTTATGCCGAATTGACGATGCGTGGCCCGGATGCTGGATTGCCGACCGACCCGAACGAAATTCTAAAACTCGGTGATGCGTGGTGGCCGCTCGACGCGTTCCGCGAACTGGATAATGCGCTGCTGCATCTGCGCGTCAACGAACCGGAAATCGGCCTGGTGTGTTTGCGCACGTCGGGTGAGTTGGAAAACGTGCTGGCAATGGATCGTGTGTTGACCGAACAGCGCGGACATTGGCTGGTGCGCGAGACGCGGTTGCTGTTGGCGCGGGCGCTGCGGCGGCTCGATCTGACGGCAAAAAGTTTCTTCGCGCTGATCGAACCCGGCAGTTGTTTTGCGGGCAGTTTGCTCGAACTCGCGCTCGCGTCTGATCGCATGTACATGCTCAACGATCTATCGCGTCCGGTTGAGATTGCGACGAGTGAATTGAACGGAGGCGCATTGCCGATGAGCAATGGCCTGACGCGCTTGCAATCGCGCTTCCTCGCCACACCGGAGCACGTCGAAGTTGTGTTGCAAGGCGGGCGCTTCGACACCGGAGCCGCTGATGATGCGGGTTTGGTTACGGCTGCGCCGGATGGGCTGGACTGGGACGATGAAATCCGGCTGGCGATTGAAGAGCGCACGGCATTGTCGCCCGATGCGTTGACCGGCATGGAGGCGAACTTGCGGTTTGCCGGTGCAGAAACCTGCGACACTAAAATTTTCGGACGCCTGACCGCGTGGCAAAACTGGATTTTCCAACGCCCCAACACCGTCGGCGAACACGGTGCGCTGACCAATTACGGCAAGCCGGCGCAGGCGAAGTTTGATTACCGCCGAACCTAG
- a CDS encoding feruloyl-CoA synthase produces MKDQTANEFVPVSFLPARVEVERREDGALLLRSPEPLAPYARCLGEHLEHWARERPGQIYLAQRDGEAWRTLTFAQALQQVRALAAALLQRDLSAERPLAILSENSLEHALLALAAMHVGIPYTPISAAYSLLSRDYQKLRAVFALLTPGLVFADDGERYGSALAALRDCDFELIVARNKEAVERSSQTFASLLADVNTERVDRTFAAITPDTIAKFLLTSGSTGEPKAVINTQRMLCSNQQTLRQAWPFLQEEPPVLVDWLPWNHTAGGNNNFGLALVNGGTFYLDEGKPVPGLIEKTVRNLREISPTLYYGVPRSYEALLPFLENDAVLRDSFFARLKVMQYAGAALPTHLWERLESVSVLAKGQRVPLTSGWGATETAPQVTLVHFTPLRASVIGLPTPGNELKMVPLPGPNKDAEKYELRVSGPNVTPGYWRRADLTAAAFDEEGFYRMGDAGRFADVDDPTQGIEFAGRLAEEFKLASGTWVHTGALRVKAIAALAPVAQDIVVTGHDRDEIGFLIFPNLTGGESLTDTRVREAVRAGLQRLRAAGGGSSTYATRALLLTEPPQIDAGEITDKGYINQRAVLERRAAWVERLYGATTEVIHLDNSKG; encoded by the coding sequence ATGAAAGATCAAACAGCGAATGAGTTCGTTCCGGTGAGCTTCCTGCCCGCGCGCGTTGAGGTCGAACGGCGCGAGGATGGCGCATTGCTGTTGCGTTCGCCGGAACCGCTTGCGCCTTACGCGCGCTGCCTGGGCGAACATCTTGAACATTGGGCGCGCGAGCGTCCCGGCCAAATTTATCTGGCGCAACGCGATGGTGAGGCATGGCGCACGCTGACGTTTGCGCAAGCGCTTCAGCAGGTGCGTGCGTTGGCCGCTGCGCTGTTACAACGCGATCTTTCAGCCGAACGCCCCCTTGCCATCCTTTCTGAAAACTCGCTGGAACACGCGCTGCTCGCGCTCGCCGCCATGCACGTGGGCATTCCGTATACGCCGATCTCGGCGGCCTATTCGTTGCTGTCGCGCGATTATCAAAAGCTGCGCGCGGTGTTCGCGTTGCTCACACCAGGGTTGGTATTCGCCGATGACGGCGAACGTTATGGATCGGCGCTGGCGGCGTTGCGTGATTGCGACTTTGAATTGATCGTTGCGCGCAACAAGGAAGCGGTTGAACGTTCATCGCAAACCTTTGCCTCGTTGCTGGCCGACGTAAACACCGAGCGAGTGGATCGCACGTTTGCCGCTATTACGCCCGACACCATTGCCAAGTTCCTGCTGACTTCGGGTTCAACGGGTGAGCCGAAAGCGGTCATCAATACGCAGCGCATGCTTTGTTCCAATCAGCAGACGCTCAGGCAGGCGTGGCCGTTTTTGCAAGAAGAGCCGCCCGTGCTGGTGGATTGGCTGCCGTGGAATCATACGGCGGGCGGCAATAATAATTTTGGCTTGGCGTTGGTCAATGGCGGGACGTTTTACCTTGATGAAGGCAAACCCGTGCCAGGCTTGATCGAAAAGACGGTGCGTAACCTGCGCGAAATATCGCCGACGCTTTATTACGGCGTGCCGCGCAGCTACGAAGCGTTGTTGCCTTTTCTCGAAAACGACGCCGTGTTGCGCGACAGCTTTTTCGCGCGGCTCAAAGTCATGCAATACGCCGGAGCCGCCTTGCCGACACATTTGTGGGAGCGATTGGAAAGCGTATCTGTGTTGGCTAAGGGCCAGCGCGTGCCACTGACTTCGGGTTGGGGCGCGACTGAGACCGCGCCCCAAGTGACGCTGGTGCATTTCACGCCGTTGCGGGCGAGTGTCATCGGGCTGCCTACGCCGGGCAATGAATTGAAAATGGTTCCGCTGCCCGGCCCAAATAAAGACGCAGAGAAATATGAATTGCGCGTAAGCGGGCCGAATGTCACGCCCGGTTATTGGCGGCGCGCTGATTTGACGGCGGCGGCGTTTGACGAAGAAGGCTTCTATCGCATGGGCGATGCGGGACGGTTCGCCGACGTTGACGATCCAACGCAGGGCATCGAATTCGCGGGGCGGCTGGCCGAAGAGTTCAAGCTGGCGAGCGGCACGTGGGTTCACACAGGAGCCTTGCGCGTCAAAGCCATCGCCGCGCTCGCGCCCGTCGCGCAAGACATCGTCGTCACCGGACATGACCGTGACGAGATCGGTTTTTTGATCTTTCCGAATTTGACCGGTGGTGAATCACTCACTGATACCCGCGTGCGTGAAGCCGTGCGCGCGGGGCTGCAACGTTTGCGCGCGGCGGGCGGCGGCAGTTCGACCTATGCGACGCGCGCTTTGTTGCTAACCGAACCGCCGCAGATTGATGCGGGCGAAATCACGGATAAAGGCTACATCAATCAACGCGCCGTGCTGGAACGCCGCGCGGCATGGGTGGAACGGTTGTATGGTGCTACGACGGAGGTAATTCACCTCGACAACTCGAAAGGATGA
- a CDS encoding DUF3237 domain-containing protein: MNIVELKPVTPRLELLAHLTITLAPPLGVGKVLLGERRIINITGGRVEGARLRGEVLPGGADWQIVAADGTALLEARYTLRTEDGALIYVRNTGVRHGPPEVLAAVARGEEVDPAKYYFRAVPVFETGAAKYDWLNRVVAVCSGLRTKAAVLLDFYTVT, translated from the coding sequence ATGAACATTGTGGAATTGAAACCTGTTACGCCGCGCCTCGAATTACTGGCGCACTTAACCATCACGCTCGCGCCGCCGCTCGGTGTTGGCAAGGTGTTGCTGGGCGAACGCCGCATCATCAACATCACGGGCGGGCGGGTGGAAGGCGCGCGTTTGCGCGGCGAGGTGCTGCCCGGCGGCGCGGATTGGCAAATCGTCGCGGCGGACGGCACCGCGCTGCTCGAAGCCCGCTACACGCTGCGCACCGAAGACGGCGCATTGATTTATGTGCGCAACACCGGCGTGCGGCACGGGCCGCCCGAAGTGTTGGCGGCGGTGGCGCGTGGCGAGGAAGTTGATCCGGCCAAGTATTACTTTCGCGCCGTGCCCGTGTTTGAAACAGGCGCCGCGAAATATGACTGGCTGAATCGTGTTGTCGCAGTTTGTTCGGGCCTGCGCACAAAAGCGGCAGTGCTGTTGGACTTTTACACCGTGACCTAG